In Nerophis lumbriciformis linkage group LG12, RoL_Nlum_v2.1, whole genome shotgun sequence, a single genomic region encodes these proteins:
- the vamp5 gene encoding vesicle-associated membrane protein 5 isoform X1, with the protein MQNGKSRLQQRQEEAEEVKDIMLNNLNKVDERSVKLGDLESRADELLEKSKTFEKKSNQVKETQRWKNKKTKIALIAVGVVVLLVVLGLIIFAVAT; encoded by the exons CAGAATGGGAAGAGCCGCCTGCAGCAGCGCCAGGAGGAGGCGGAGGAAGTGAAGGACATCATGCTCAACAATCTGAACAAGGTGGATGAGCGATCGGTCAAACTGGGCGACCTGGAGAGCCGAGCTGATGAGCTGCTGGAAAAG AGTAAAACCTTTGAAAAGAAATCCAACCAAGTGAAAGAAACCCAACGGTGGAAGAATAAGAAGACGAAAATTGCACTTATTGCAGTTGGAGTTGTAGTGCTCCTCGTCGTACTTGGATTGATCATCTTTGCTGTTGCGACATAG
- the vamp5 gene encoding vesicle-associated membrane protein 5 isoform X2, whose amino-acid sequence MNGKSRLQQRQEEAEEVKDIMLNNLNKVDERSVKLGDLESRADELLEKSKTFEKKSNQVKETQRWKNKKTKIALIAVGVVVLLVVLGLIIFAVAT is encoded by the exons AATGGGAAGAGCCGCCTGCAGCAGCGCCAGGAGGAGGCGGAGGAAGTGAAGGACATCATGCTCAACAATCTGAACAAGGTGGATGAGCGATCGGTCAAACTGGGCGACCTGGAGAGCCGAGCTGATGAGCTGCTGGAAAAG AGTAAAACCTTTGAAAAGAAATCCAACCAAGTGAAAGAAACCCAACGGTGGAAGAATAAGAAGACGAAAATTGCACTTATTGCAGTTGGAGTTGTAGTGCTCCTCGTCGTACTTGGATTGATCATCTTTGCTGTTGCGACATAG